In Candidatus Binatia bacterium, the following proteins share a genomic window:
- a CDS encoding alpha/beta hydrolase — translation MRVIGVILLVIVAVIAAVPWIVGGESKTLDDDARRGAPGDFVRLEDGYTFYSLEGPAPAEVVVFVHGLNSPSYIWGDLVQMLRDNGYRTLVYDLYGRGWSDRPWTDYDLDLFDRQLGGLLRSLGLGGKVHLVGLSMGGIISSEFTLRHPDAVASLTMVDPGGFRIAVPGGSHLLTMPIVGDWLIQVIGERVLMAGQAAVVHDKSLVPGLLERFRPQLEFAGYKRAFLSTLRHVPLSDFTARYRELAASPVPIEIFWGRQDEVAPASGADVAATLIPKATIQLIDDAGHLSHYEKPKEVGQALLRFLADVHAPKQTGNAPKQAPSHIGNAPARGSDSGGSETD, via the coding sequence ATGCGTGTGATCGGCGTCATTCTACTCGTCATTGTTGCCGTGATTGCCGCTGTGCCGTGGATCGTCGGCGGCGAGTCGAAGACGCTCGACGATGATGCGAGGCGCGGCGCGCCCGGCGACTTCGTGCGTCTCGAAGACGGCTACACGTTCTATTCGCTCGAAGGGCCTGCCCCGGCCGAAGTCGTCGTCTTCGTGCACGGCCTGAACTCGCCGTCCTACATCTGGGGCGACCTCGTGCAGATGCTGCGGGACAACGGTTACCGCACGCTCGTCTACGACCTGTACGGACGAGGGTGGTCCGACCGTCCGTGGACCGACTACGACCTCGACCTGTTCGACCGCCAGCTGGGCGGCCTTCTTCGCAGCCTTGGTCTTGGCGGGAAAGTGCACCTGGTCGGGCTGTCGATGGGCGGCATCATCTCGTCGGAATTCACGCTGCGGCATCCCGACGCTGTCGCGAGCTTGACGATGGTGGACCCCGGCGGATTTCGCATTGCCGTGCCGGGAGGATCGCATCTGCTCACGATGCCGATCGTCGGCGACTGGCTGATCCAGGTGATCGGTGAACGCGTGCTGATGGCAGGGCAGGCGGCCGTCGTGCACGACAAATCGCTCGTTCCCGGTCTGCTCGAGCGATTCCGGCCCCAGCTCGAGTTTGCCGGTTACAAGCGGGCCTTCCTTTCGACGCTGCGCCACGTCCCGCTGTCGGATTTCACCGCACGTTATCGCGAGCTTGCGGCATCCCCGGTGCCGATCGAGATCTTCTGGGGACGCCAGGACGAAGTGGCTCCGGCCAGCGGTGCCGACGTCGCCGCGACGCTGATTCCGAAGGCGACGATCCAATTGATCGACGATGCGGGCCACCTTTCGCACTACGAAAAACCGAAGGAAGTAGGCCAGGCGCTGCTTCGATTCCTCGCGGACGTGCATGCGCCGAAGCAGACCGGAAACGCCCCGAAGCAGGCCCCGTCGCACATCGGAAATGCGCCGGCTCGCGGCAGCGACAGCGGAGGCAGCGAAACGGACTGA
- a CDS encoding DUF4215 domain-containing protein yields MPATTSSTTNNSIGLTGPSALEIHALIQPCYCGDGVIGCSETCDDGNTVNGDGCDDRCRKEQ; encoded by the coding sequence ATGCCGGCCACGACGTCCTCTACTACCAACAACTCGATCGGGCTTACGGGGCCATCGGCGCTGGAGATCCACGCGCTGATCCAGCCATGCTACTGCGGCGACGGTGTCATCGGTTGTTCGGAGACTTGCGACGATGGCAATACCGTCAATGGTGACGGGTGCGACGATCGGTGCCGGAAAGAGCAGTAG
- a CDS encoding sucrase ferredoxin produces the protein MNLLGAAGPGPCSELSALHGLPLIGTAGCYDAVLAFELAPPWTPRLAGSRASDAALDAAIARTGRESKRVRLLALEPDGEPDRARILWFTRQPGSFERFERREYIALRRDLGASIERLTLTGSLAEGRVEVADAARDILVCTHGARDACCGRFGYPLFVRFSQLARRHSDVRVWRTSHLGGHRFAPTLIDLPSGRLFGRLGGDDAEAVLDGGSALLSRVETIYRGRCALPEAAQIVERRLWLEIGESIENATLAWQVEPSGDRWNVRLEAICDGGRRHAVQAVVERAASHAITTPTSCGRDPESEAPWNLVA, from the coding sequence ATGAATCTCCTTGGCGCGGCCGGCCCCGGCCCCTGCAGCGAGCTGTCGGCCCTCCACGGGCTGCCGCTGATCGGGACCGCCGGCTGTTATGACGCGGTGCTGGCCTTCGAGCTTGCGCCGCCGTGGACTCCGCGCCTGGCCGGCTCGCGTGCGTCGGATGCCGCGCTCGATGCGGCCATCGCAAGGACGGGGCGCGAATCGAAGCGGGTGCGCCTTCTCGCGCTGGAGCCGGACGGAGAGCCCGACCGCGCCCGCATTCTCTGGTTCACGCGGCAGCCGGGTTCGTTCGAGCGCTTCGAGAGGCGCGAGTACATCGCCCTGCGCCGCGACCTCGGCGCTTCGATCGAAAGGCTGACGCTCACCGGCTCTCTCGCCGAAGGGCGCGTCGAGGTAGCCGACGCCGCCCGCGACATCCTCGTCTGCACGCACGGCGCACGCGACGCGTGCTGCGGACGATTCGGCTATCCGCTCTTCGTTCGCTTCTCGCAGCTCGCGCGGCGGCATAGCGACGTGCGCGTGTGGAGGACGAGCCACCTCGGTGGTCATCGCTTCGCCCCGACGTTGATCGACCTGCCGAGCGGACGCCTTTTCGGCCGGCTCGGCGGCGACGATGCCGAAGCGGTGCTCGACGGCGGCAGCGCGCTGCTGTCGCGCGTGGAGACGATCTATCGGGGGCGCTGCGCGTTGCCGGAGGCCGCGCAGATCGTCGAGAGACGGCTCTGGCTCGAGATCGGTGAGAGCATCGAGAACGCGACGCTGGCGTGGCAGGTCGAGCCGAGCGGGGATCGCTGGAACGTCCGTCTCGAAGCGATCTGCGACGGTGGACGCCGCCATGCCGTGCAGGCCGTGGTCGAACGCGCCGCGAGCCACGCGATCACCACGCCCACGAGCTGCGGCCGCGATCCGGAGTCGGAAGCGCCGTGGAATCTGGTCGCGTGA